One genomic segment of Catalinimonas alkaloidigena includes these proteins:
- a CDS encoding TAT-variant-translocated molybdopterin oxidoreductase has translation MANNKKYWQGLEQLRNDSEFVKHANKEFPEYLPLDEKKRNGEVSDGSSRRDFLKMMGFGISAATLAACEAPIRKAIPYVVKPVDVDPSIPNYYASTYLDGGEYCSVVVKTREGRPIKLKGNERSNVTLGGTNAQVEASVLSLYDKQRYKSPLANGEATTWEELDNAIKAELRKGGNKALVSNTVLSPSTQAAINGLLDAYPGLSHIMYDNQSADGILDAYQSTVGQRILPTHDFSKANVIVSFGADFLGTWIAPISFAKQYAQTRKVSRSNTDMSRHYQFEANLSMTGANADYRTQIKPSQEGLVIGKLYNLLAAKAGRATASFNDAGEIAHLEAAANQLWTNRGKSIVVSGSNDVAIQRLIIAINDMLGSYGSTLDIDRPSYYRKGDDKAMAKLITDANAGRINGLIFFNCNPVYDFHQGEALSAAMEKVALKVTTAEKPDETAVLCEYIAPDHNFLESWNDAEPQRARFSLAQPAISPIFNTRQAQSSFLSWANAPETDYYSYIKNNWRETLFQAQNDENDFDRFFDKALYEGALEFDSTVPSPGIQSVGFPNENLAVNVSGVTSSINSTYQPSEGIDLAFYQKVAIGNGRQANNPWLQETPDPVSKACWDNYLTMSQKMAEEMGVEYNEGKTNYAKITAGEQTVTLPVLVQPGQAEGTVGVAVGYGRKVAGKVAEGVGVNVYPLAPQINGYFANYHPDVQIEVVDEIYKIAQTQTHNTYMGRETILQDALLSEYKENPKAGRFEPMIATAEGKKEPSSISLWKGHKYPNHHWNMIIDLNSCIGCNACTVSCQVENNVPVVGRQEVINRREMHWLRIDRYYSSDAVEDLKDMEIASANPEVTFQPMLCQQCNNAPCETVCPVAATTHSTEGLNQMTYNRCIGTRYCANNCPYKVRRFNWFKYHDNEQFANVNTAMNNDLGKMVLNPDVTVRARGVMEKCTFCVQRIQLGKLEAKKEGRRPTDDDINTACAEACPTNAITFGDINNPESEVSKMLAEEVEGRAYRVLEEINTSPNIWYLTKIRNKDEESPNA, from the coding sequence ATGGCAAATAATAAAAAATACTGGCAAGGGTTAGAACAACTCAGAAATGATAGTGAGTTTGTTAAACATGCTAATAAAGAATTTCCGGAATACTTGCCTTTAGATGAAAAGAAGCGTAATGGTGAAGTATCAGATGGTAGTTCCAGGCGCGATTTTCTTAAAATGATGGGGTTTGGTATTAGTGCAGCTACATTGGCCGCCTGCGAAGCACCCATCAGAAAAGCTATTCCTTATGTAGTTAAACCTGTAGATGTAGACCCATCAATCCCAAATTACTATGCTTCTACATATTTGGATGGTGGTGAATATTGCAGTGTTGTAGTTAAGACAAGAGAAGGTAGACCGATAAAACTAAAAGGTAATGAGCGCTCCAATGTTACTTTAGGAGGAACCAATGCTCAAGTGGAAGCCTCTGTTTTATCGTTATATGATAAGCAAAGATATAAATCACCCCTGGCTAATGGTGAAGCTACCACCTGGGAGGAATTAGATAATGCAATTAAAGCTGAGCTGAGAAAAGGCGGAAATAAAGCACTGGTAAGTAACACAGTGTTAAGCCCTTCTACGCAAGCCGCAATCAATGGTTTGTTGGATGCTTATCCGGGTTTGAGTCATATAATGTATGATAATCAGTCCGCTGATGGGATTTTAGATGCTTATCAGTCAACCGTGGGTCAAAGAATTCTTCCCACACATGATTTCAGTAAAGCCAATGTCATCGTAAGCTTTGGGGCTGATTTTTTGGGAACCTGGATAGCGCCAATATCTTTTGCTAAGCAATACGCACAAACAAGAAAAGTAAGCCGAAGTAATACTGATATGTCTAGGCATTATCAGTTTGAAGCTAACTTATCTATGACTGGTGCAAATGCAGATTACCGTACCCAGATTAAACCTTCACAGGAAGGGTTAGTAATTGGTAAACTCTATAACTTGTTAGCAGCCAAAGCGGGAAGAGCAACTGCATCTTTTAATGATGCTGGAGAAATAGCTCATTTGGAAGCAGCTGCGAATCAATTGTGGACCAATCGTGGAAAGTCTATCGTTGTTTCTGGCTCAAATGACGTCGCTATCCAAAGATTAATCATAGCCATCAACGATATGTTGGGAAGCTATGGCAGCACTTTGGATATTGATAGACCATCTTACTACCGCAAGGGAGATGACAAAGCGATGGCCAAGCTCATCACTGATGCCAATGCCGGAAGAATTAACGGTTTAATATTTTTTAACTGCAATCCTGTTTATGATTTTCATCAGGGAGAAGCATTAAGTGCTGCTATGGAAAAAGTAGCGCTTAAGGTCACTACTGCTGAAAAGCCGGATGAAACAGCAGTTTTATGCGAGTACATTGCTCCTGATCATAACTTCCTGGAATCATGGAATGATGCCGAACCACAGAGAGCAAGGTTTAGCCTGGCCCAACCTGCCATTTCTCCGATATTTAATACCAGACAGGCGCAATCCTCCTTTTTAAGCTGGGCTAATGCTCCTGAGACAGATTATTATTCATATATAAAGAACAACTGGAGAGAAACCCTATTTCAAGCTCAAAACGATGAAAATGATTTTGATCGGTTTTTCGATAAGGCGCTCTATGAAGGTGCACTTGAGTTTGACAGCACGGTTCCTTCTCCCGGTATACAGTCGGTAGGTTTTCCAAATGAAAACCTTGCAGTAAATGTATCCGGTGTTACTTCCAGTATCAATAGTACCTATCAGCCCAGTGAAGGTATTGATTTAGCTTTCTATCAAAAGGTTGCTATCGGCAATGGACGTCAGGCAAATAACCCCTGGCTACAGGAAACGCCAGATCCTGTTTCAAAAGCCTGCTGGGATAACTACCTTACCATGTCTCAGAAAATGGCAGAGGAGATGGGGGTAGAATATAATGAAGGAAAAACGAATTATGCTAAAATAACAGCGGGTGAACAAACTGTGACCCTACCGGTATTGGTGCAGCCTGGACAGGCTGAAGGTACAGTTGGTGTAGCTGTGGGTTATGGCAGAAAAGTAGCCGGGAAAGTAGCTGAAGGTGTAGGCGTAAATGTTTATCCGTTAGCTCCTCAGATAAATGGTTACTTCGCTAACTATCACCCAGATGTGCAAATTGAGGTAGTGGATGAGATTTACAAAATAGCTCAGACACAAACGCATAATACATATATGGGGCGTGAGACCATTCTACAAGATGCTTTGTTGAGTGAGTACAAAGAAAACCCCAAGGCTGGACGTTTCGAGCCCATGATTGCAACGGCTGAAGGTAAAAAAGAGCCAAGTTCAATTTCATTGTGGAAAGGGCATAAATATCCTAACCATCATTGGAATATGATTATTGACCTCAATAGTTGTATCGGATGTAATGCCTGTACAGTATCGTGTCAGGTAGAAAATAATGTTCCAGTTGTTGGAAGACAGGAAGTGATCAACCGTCGTGAGATGCACTGGTTACGCATTGATCGTTATTACAGCAGTGATGCGGTAGAAGACCTGAAGGATATGGAAATTGCTTCAGCAAATCCTGAAGTAACATTTCAACCGATGCTTTGCCAGCAATGCAACAATGCACCTTGTGAAACAGTTTGTCCGGTAGCAGCTACTACGCATAGCACAGAAGGGCTTAACCAGATGACTTACAATAGATGTATTGGTACTCGTTATTGTGCAAATAACTGTCCTTATAAAGTAAGAAGGTTCAACTGGTTTAAGTACCATGATAACGAGCAGTTTGCCAATGTTAATACGGCAATGAACAATGATCTGGGCAAGATGGTATTAAATCCTGATGTTACTGTGAGAGCACGTGGTGTGATGGAAAAGTGTACTTTCTGTGTTCAAAGGATACAGTTGGGTAAACTTGAAGCCAAGAAAGAAGGCAGAAGACCTACAGACGATGATATAAATACTGCGTGTGCAGAAGCCTGTCCTACGAATGCAATTACTTTTGGAGATATAAATAATCCGGAAAGTGAAGTCTCCAAAATGTTGGCGGAAGAAGTTGAAGGACGAGCGTATCGCGTTCTTGAAGAAATTAATACCAGTCCTAACATCTGGTATCTAACTAAGATAAGAAATAAAGACGAAGAGTCTCCTAATGCATAA
- the nrfD gene encoding NrfD/PsrC family molybdoenzyme membrane anchor subunit, with protein MEITSSVRKPLVTGGKTIHDVTEDICRHVEGKPTVSWLLALATSLGVLVIGAYALVMTLWDGIGMWGLNKTVGWAWDITNFVWWVGIGHAGTLISAVLLLFRQKWRTSINRAAEAMTIFAVICAAMFPVIHMGRPWLGFYWALPLPNTFGSLWVNFNSPLLWDVFAISTYFSVSLVFWYIGLVPDFASIRDRAKGIVSKTVYGALSLGWTGSAKAWERYESVSLILAGLATPLVLSVHTIVSFDFATSVIPGWHTTIFPPYFVAGAIFSGFAMVLTLMLITRKVYKLEDYITINHIELMNIIIIVTGSIVGVAYLTELFMAWYSGVEYEQYAFLNRATGPYWWAYATMMTCNVISPQLFWFKKIRTNIVATFILSIVVNIGMWFERFVIIVTSLHRDYLPSSWAMFTPTLYDVGVYLFTFGLFFTCFFLFAKFFPVINMAEVKAILRSSSEKTTGKDPVETGNVLKPTPKEA; from the coding sequence ATGGAAATTACTTCTTCAGTAAGAAAACCTCTGGTAACAGGAGGTAAAACTATACATGACGTAACAGAAGATATTTGCCGACATGTTGAAGGTAAACCAACTGTAAGTTGGCTGTTAGCACTGGCCACTTCTTTGGGCGTATTGGTCATTGGGGCATACGCTTTGGTTATGACTTTGTGGGATGGAATTGGAATGTGGGGGCTTAACAAGACGGTAGGTTGGGCCTGGGATATCACAAACTTCGTTTGGTGGGTTGGTATCGGTCATGCTGGAACATTAATTTCAGCAGTACTTCTTTTATTTCGCCAGAAATGGAGAACCTCTATCAACAGAGCTGCTGAGGCCATGACAATTTTTGCGGTAATATGTGCTGCGATGTTTCCAGTTATTCACATGGGACGTCCCTGGTTAGGATTCTACTGGGCTCTACCTCTGCCTAACACGTTTGGATCTTTATGGGTTAATTTTAATTCACCCTTGCTATGGGACGTATTTGCGATTAGTACTTACTTCTCAGTCTCATTAGTATTTTGGTATATTGGCCTGGTTCCTGACTTTGCCAGTATTCGTGATCGTGCAAAGGGAATTGTTTCTAAAACTGTTTATGGCGCATTAAGTCTTGGGTGGACAGGTTCCGCTAAAGCTTGGGAACGTTATGAGTCAGTTTCACTTATTCTTGCTGGTCTTGCTACTCCGCTTGTATTATCAGTGCATACCATAGTATCATTTGACTTTGCCACTTCTGTAATTCCAGGATGGCACACTACGATTTTTCCTCCCTACTTTGTGGCAGGAGCAATTTTTTCTGGCTTTGCTATGGTACTTACACTTATGTTGATCACCAGAAAAGTTTACAAGCTGGAAGATTATATCACTATTAATCACATTGAGCTGATGAATATCATCATCATTGTTACAGGCTCAATTGTAGGTGTTGCATATCTGACAGAGCTTTTCATGGCTTGGTATTCTGGGGTTGAATATGAGCAATATGCGTTCTTAAACAGGGCTACTGGCCCCTATTGGTGGGCTTATGCCACTATGATGACTTGTAATGTGATATCTCCACAGCTATTCTGGTTCAAAAAGATAAGAACGAATATCGTAGCTACCTTTATTTTATCTATCGTAGTGAATATAGGTATGTGGTTTGAGCGTTTCGTTATCATCGTTACTTCTTTACATAGAGACTATCTACCATCCAGCTGGGCAATGTTTACACCTACCTTATACGATGTTGGTGTTTACCTTTTTACTTTTGGACTGTTTTTCACCTGTTTCTTCCTGTTTGCTAAATTTTTCCCAGTAATTAACATGGCTGAAGTAAAAGCAATTCTGAGGTCATCGTCAGAAAAAACAACAGGTAAAGATCCTGTAGAAACAGGCAATGTCCTAAAACCAACTCCTAAAGAAGCTTAA
- a CDS encoding DUF3341 domain-containing protein: MMKNNNYLIGVFSDEDVLLKGVKYVREAGVKIHECYTPYPVHGLGHALGYKRSRLPIAAFIFGVLGTSLALLMQYYMMGIDWPMIIGGKNYTSLPTFFPVTFELTVLLSAFGMVITFLVVSDLRPYGKAKVFDLRATDDKHIMAIDLGKNKQTEFSQIKKILQDSGAVEVNEKSL, from the coding sequence ATCATGAAAAATAATAATTATCTGATTGGTGTTTTTAGCGATGAAGATGTACTGCTTAAAGGGGTAAAGTACGTCAGAGAGGCAGGCGTTAAGATACATGAATGTTATACTCCTTACCCTGTACATGGTTTGGGCCATGCCTTAGGTTATAAAAGGTCTAGATTACCTATCGCTGCTTTTATTTTCGGTGTACTTGGTACTTCGCTTGCTTTGCTCATGCAGTATTATATGATGGGCATAGATTGGCCTATGATTATCGGTGGTAAAAATTACACTTCATTGCCAACGTTCTTTCCGGTAACTTTTGAGCTTACCGTGCTGCTTTCAGCTTTTGGAATGGTGATCACATTTTTGGTAGTGAGTGACCTTCGTCCTTATGGGAAAGCAAAAGTATTTGACCTGAGAGCAACTGACGATAAACATATCATGGCTATTGATCTGGGTAAAAACAAACAAACAGAATTCAGTCAAATCAAGAAAATATTGCAAGATTCAGGAGCAGTAGAAGTAAACGAAAAAAGCCTGTAA
- a CDS encoding cytochrome c encodes MMKMTPKKNIIILVLAVVLGACSAEGEFPGLEYAPQMYHSIPYEPLTQIRDTEQGAWLSSIDNEVGEFYNSNPNNPFGMTMREPAANTVRRNSGDYLPYRIPKDSIELASRVLTNPLDSSDAVLKGGQALYNSYCYPCHGGAGQGDGPVAAVYLGVPAYNVGRYAELTEGHIFHTITYGRGRMNAHGSQIDIEDRWKIVRYVQQLQKQ; translated from the coding sequence ATGATGAAAATGACACCTAAGAAGAATATAATCATACTGGTACTTGCAGTAGTGTTGGGGGCTTGTTCTGCTGAAGGAGAATTTCCAGGATTAGAATATGCTCCTCAAATGTATCATTCTATCCCTTATGAGCCACTAACTCAGATTAGAGATACAGAACAAGGGGCATGGTTAAGCTCAATTGATAATGAGGTAGGTGAGTTTTATAACTCTAATCCTAACAATCCATTTGGTATGACAATGCGAGAGCCTGCTGCAAACACTGTGCGTAGAAATTCTGGAGATTATCTGCCTTATCGTATTCCTAAAGATAGTATAGAGCTAGCATCGCGGGTTTTGACCAACCCCCTTGACTCATCGGATGCTGTGCTGAAAGGAGGACAAGCACTGTATAATAGTTATTGCTATCCTTGTCATGGAGGAGCAGGGCAAGGTGATGGTCCAGTCGCTGCAGTTTACCTGGGAGTTCCAGCTTACAATGTAGGAAGATACGCAGAACTGACAGAAGGGCATATTTTTCATACGATTACATATGGCAGAGGAAGAATGAATGCCCATGGATCACAGATAGACATCGAAGATCGCTGGAAAATTGTTCGTTATGTTCAGCAATTGCAGAAACAATAA
- a CDS encoding quinol:cytochrome C oxidoreductase, with translation MTAENFNFNAGLKKKIVTLGVVGVVLLILGIIILIFSGGGDHAAEAAHGAQAAHGGGHSEFHWYDRLYTSLWINNVFFTGLGVIGLFFVALQYASQAGWSAGIKRIPEAFGAWLPFAGILMLVVFLVGGHTIFHWTHEYLYDESDPRYDAIIAGKRGYLNTPFFLIRMAIYFGVWYWMYRLIRKESLAEDLNGGVTHYHKMVKYSTIFIVFFAITSSTSAWDWTLSIDTHWFSTMYGWYNFASWFVSGLAAITLCVVILRENGYITIVSSEHLHDLGKFVFAFSIFWAYIWFGQFLLIYYANIPEETIYFLERLESDYYSPFFFGTLILNFFFPFLVLMTRDSKRHTIFLKMVCVVVMVGQWLNFYLMITPGILKENGSLGFVELGTTMIYLAGFLFVVLNNLSKAPLVAKNHPMLQESIHHHT, from the coding sequence ATGACAGCAGAAAACTTTAATTTTAATGCCGGCCTAAAGAAGAAGATCGTCACTTTAGGTGTAGTGGGAGTAGTACTGTTGATACTGGGGATCATAATTTTGATTTTCAGTGGAGGAGGAGATCATGCTGCTGAAGCAGCTCATGGTGCCCAAGCTGCTCATGGTGGAGGACATTCTGAGTTCCACTGGTACGACCGTTTATACACGAGCTTGTGGATAAATAATGTCTTCTTCACCGGACTGGGAGTAATAGGCTTATTCTTTGTTGCCTTACAGTATGCTTCACAGGCTGGATGGTCAGCCGGAATTAAAAGAATTCCTGAAGCTTTTGGTGCATGGTTACCTTTCGCTGGTATATTAATGTTAGTCGTATTTCTGGTAGGAGGACACACCATTTTTCATTGGACACATGAATACCTGTACGATGAAAGTGACCCTCGTTATGATGCTATTATCGCTGGCAAAAGAGGTTATCTTAATACACCTTTTTTCCTGATCAGAATGGCCATTTACTTCGGGGTGTGGTACTGGATGTATCGCTTGATTCGTAAAGAATCGTTGGCTGAAGACCTGAACGGAGGAGTTACTCATTATCATAAAATGGTTAAGTACTCTACCATCTTTATTGTGTTCTTTGCTATCACCTCTTCCACTTCTGCTTGGGACTGGACTCTATCAATTGATACGCATTGGTTCAGCACAATGTATGGATGGTATAATTTCGCTAGCTGGTTTGTATCTGGTTTAGCAGCTATCACATTATGTGTGGTTATATTGCGCGAAAACGGTTACATCACCATTGTTAGCTCAGAGCATTTACACGACCTGGGAAAATTCGTGTTTGCATTCAGCATTTTCTGGGCATACATATGGTTCGGGCAGTTTTTGTTAATCTATTACGCAAACATCCCTGAGGAAACCATTTACTTCTTAGAAAGGCTTGAAAGTGATTATTATTCACCCTTCTTTTTTGGGACATTAATCCTGAACTTCTTCTTTCCTTTCTTAGTTTTAATGACGAGAGATTCAAAACGTCATACTATATTTTTAAAGATGGTTTGTGTCGTAGTTATGGTAGGGCAGTGGCTTAACTTTTACCTAATGATAACCCCAGGTATTTTAAAAGAAAATGGTAGTTTAGGCTTTGTTGAGTTGGGCACAACTATGATTTATTTGGCAGGATTTCTATTTGTAGTACTGAACAATCTTTCAAAAGCGCCTCTCGTTGCCAAAAATCATCCTATGTTACAAGAAAGTATCCATCATCACACTTGA
- the coxB gene encoding cytochrome c oxidase subunit II, translating to MFELFIGIGVILVIAIILTILRILRLVNVARGSDKKPESSSSSNKINALLLFLFLLLSAAATTWYSVARFDSYQLPIASEHGVVTDRLFWITMIVTGIVFIITQILLFYFPYKYQFKKDRKALFYPDNSKLEVVWTVIPAIVLSILVFSGWKAWSDITEKAPEDAEVIEVMGYQFGWEFRYPGQDNELGDHDFRLIDPLNMWGMDFTDRASFDDFSSSTKMVIPKGKPVLFKIRARDVLHSVFIPEFRLKQDAVPGMPTRFWFTPNKTTAEMREELGDPDFNYYIYCTEVCGRGHFSMRKMVEVVEAAEYEQWYADQQPWLQKNPDYLAKVPSDMKELAVISAGLEKEVEGN from the coding sequence ATGTTTGAATTATTCATAGGTATTGGCGTAATCTTAGTAATCGCCATCATTCTTACCATATTAAGAATATTAAGGTTGGTTAACGTAGCAAGAGGGTCTGATAAAAAGCCAGAATCTTCTTCTTCAAGCAACAAAATAAATGCATTACTTCTTTTTTTATTTCTATTGCTTTCAGCAGCAGCTACCACATGGTATTCTGTAGCAAGGTTTGATAGTTATCAGCTTCCAATCGCTTCTGAACATGGAGTGGTAACTGATAGATTGTTTTGGATAACCATGATAGTGACAGGGATCGTATTCATTATTACCCAGATACTCCTGTTCTATTTTCCTTATAAGTATCAATTCAAAAAGGATAGAAAAGCTCTCTTTTATCCCGACAATAGTAAACTTGAAGTGGTATGGACTGTAATACCCGCAATTGTCTTGTCCATTTTGGTATTTTCTGGATGGAAAGCCTGGTCAGATATTACGGAAAAGGCTCCTGAAGATGCTGAAGTTATTGAAGTTATGGGCTATCAGTTCGGTTGGGAGTTTAGATATCCAGGTCAGGATAATGAATTAGGCGATCACGACTTTCGTTTAATTGACCCCTTGAATATGTGGGGAATGGACTTCACTGACCGCGCATCTTTTGATGACTTTTCATCAAGTACCAAAATGGTTATACCAAAGGGTAAGCCCGTACTATTCAAAATCAGAGCTAGAGATGTATTGCACAGTGTATTCATACCTGAATTTCGTTTGAAACAAGATGCAGTTCCCGGGATGCCAACTCGTTTCTGGTTTACGCCTAACAAAACTACTGCTGAAATGCGCGAGGAATTAGGTGATCCTGATTTTAACTACTATATCTACTGTACAGAGGTATGTGGTAGAGGACACTTCTCAATGAGAAAAATGGTAGAAGTAGTTGAAGCTGCTGAATACGAACAATGGTATGCAGATCAGCAACCCTGGCTTCAAAAAAATCCTGATTATTTGGCCAAAGTGCCAAGCGATATGAAAGAATTGGCGGTAATCAGCGCTGGTTTAGAAAAAGAAGTTGAAGGAAATTAA
- a CDS encoding cytochrome c oxidase subunit I codes for MATANISNDSLAHDNHGHDEEHHHGNFITTYIFSTDHKMIAKQYLLSGILWAFVGGLLSVIFRLQLGFPDMNLEWLRPLLGDWISNTGKLDPEFYLALVTMHGTIMVFFVLTAGLSGTFSNYLIPLQIGARDMASGFMNMLSYWFFFLASIIMFISLFLETGPAAGGWVVYPPLSALPQAIQGSQAGMTLWLVAMVFFIASQLLGGINYITTVINLRTQGMSFSKLPLTIWAFFLTAVIGLLSFPVLFAASLLLVFDRSFGTSFYLSEIYIGGEALPNVGGSPILYQHLFWFLGHPEVYIVLLPALGITSEVVATNSRKPIFGYRAMVGSMLGITILSFVVWAHHMFVSGLNPFLGSIFMFLTLIIAVPSAVKVFNYLTTLWKGNIIFTPAMLFSIGLVSVFISGGLTGIFLGNSAIDIQLHDTYFVVAHFHLVMGSASFFGLMAGVYHWFPKMYGRMMNRHLGYVHFWLTFVGIYLVFFPMHYIGIAGFPRRYYSFTTFDLFGTFTDLNMFISVAAILTFSAQAIFAYNFFHSMYRGRLAPANPWKSNTLEWTTPRFPEHGNWPGKIPMVYRWPYDYSKPGAKDDFIPQHIPFSATPESNLPHENELIAEEREEAKVDSSTNEAKA; via the coding sequence ATGGCTACAGCAAATATAAGTAATGATTCTTTGGCACATGATAATCATGGGCATGATGAAGAGCACCATCATGGAAATTTTATCACAACCTATATTTTTAGTACTGACCATAAAATGATTGCCAAGCAATACCTGTTATCTGGTATTCTCTGGGCATTTGTTGGTGGTTTATTATCTGTTATTTTCAGACTTCAATTAGGGTTTCCAGATATGAATCTGGAATGGCTTAGGCCTTTATTAGGAGATTGGATCAGTAATACAGGGAAATTAGATCCTGAATTTTATCTGGCTTTAGTGACCATGCATGGTACCATTATGGTATTCTTTGTTCTTACAGCCGGGTTAAGTGGTACATTTAGTAATTATCTGATTCCTCTTCAAATTGGAGCACGTGATATGGCGTCTGGGTTCATGAATATGCTATCATATTGGTTCTTTTTCCTTGCCAGTATCATCATGTTCATATCTCTTTTCTTAGAGACTGGCCCAGCGGCTGGTGGTTGGGTGGTTTATCCACCTTTGAGTGCTTTACCTCAAGCCATACAAGGTTCTCAGGCAGGCATGACATTATGGCTTGTCGCCATGGTATTCTTTATTGCTTCTCAGTTATTAGGAGGTATAAACTATATCACGACCGTTATTAATCTGAGAACTCAGGGGATGTCGTTTTCCAAGCTTCCCCTTACAATCTGGGCTTTCTTTTTAACGGCCGTAATTGGTTTGCTTTCATTCCCTGTGTTATTTGCAGCCTCTTTGTTGCTGGTTTTTGACAGAAGCTTTGGTACCAGCTTTTACTTATCTGAAATTTATATTGGAGGAGAAGCTCTTCCCAATGTTGGTGGGAGCCCAATCCTGTATCAGCATTTATTCTGGTTTTTAGGTCACCCTGAAGTATATATTGTACTTTTACCCGCATTAGGTATCACATCAGAAGTTGTGGCTACCAACTCAAGGAAACCTATTTTTGGCTACCGTGCAATGGTAGGCTCAATGCTAGGTATTACAATACTTTCTTTTGTAGTATGGGCACACCATATGTTTGTCTCAGGACTCAATCCTTTCTTAGGATCAATATTTATGTTCCTTACATTGATTATTGCTGTGCCTTCTGCGGTAAAAGTTTTTAACTACTTAACCACGCTTTGGAAAGGTAATATCATTTTTACGCCTGCCATGTTATTTTCAATAGGTTTGGTGTCTGTATTTATTTCCGGAGGGTTGACAGGTATCTTCTTAGGTAATTCAGCCATCGATATTCAGCTTCATGATACTTACTTTGTTGTCGCTCACTTTCACCTGGTAATGGGTAGTGCATCATTTTTCGGTCTGATGGCAGGTGTATACCACTGGTTTCCCAAAATGTATGGAAGAATGATGAATAGGCATTTAGGATATGTTCACTTCTGGTTAACCTTTGTGGGGATTTATCTGGTTTTCTTTCCAATGCATTATATTGGAATTGCCGGATTTCCAAGAAGGTACTATTCATTCACAACATTTGATCTTTTTGGTACCTTCACTGATTTGAATATGTTCATCAGTGTTGCTGCCATACTTACCTTCTCCGCACAAGCAATTTTTGCTTATAATTTCTTCCATAGCATGTATCGTGGAAGATTGGCACCAGCTAATCCCTGGAAGTCAAATACTTTGGAGTGGACAACCCCTCGTTTTCCTGAACATGGAAACTGGCCAGGGAAGATACCTATGGTTTACAGATGGCCTTATGATTATAGTAAGCCAGGGGCGAAGGATGACTTTATTCCTCAACATATACCCTTCTCAGCTACCCCTGAGTCAAATCTTCCTCATGAGAATGAATTAATAGCAGAGGAAAGAGAAGAAGCCAAAGTGGATTCAAGCACAAATGAGGCTAAAGCCTAA